The segment CCGACCAGGGCAGTGCTCATCGCCCTTCGAAGAAGGATAAAGGTGGCACAGACTGGTCACGAGCTCCTCAAGATGAAGCGCGACGGCCTCATGATCGAATTTTTTGAGGTGCTGAACAGGGCGAAGACAATACGGCAAGAGCTCGTCCAGGATTACATCCGGGCGGAGCAGAGGCTCAGCATGGCGAAGGCCGCGGATGGCACCATAGCCATAAAGAGCGTGGCCTTCGCCCTGCAAAAAGAGCCTGTCGTGGATCTGCAGTCCAGAAACATAATGGGCGTTGTGGTTCCCAAGATATCCGCAGAGGCCGTGCACAAGAAGATGTACGAGCGAGGATACGGTATCATAGGGACAAGCGCCGCCATAGACGAGGCTGCAGATGCCTATGAGAGCCTGGTGGAC is part of the Methanothrix sp. genome and harbors:
- a CDS encoding V-type ATP synthase subunit D, encoding MAVIRGTKPTRAVLIALRRRIKVAQTGHELLKMKRDGLMIEFFEVLNRAKTIRQELVQDYIRAEQRLSMAKAADGTIAIKSVAFALQKEPVVDLQSRNIMGVVVPKISAEAVHKKMYERGYGIIGTSAAIDEAADAYESLVDKIITAAEVETSLMKLIDDIEKTKRRVNALEFKVIPDIKDTIRFIGFALEEMDRDNIVRLKKLKAKAQKRAKAEEAEKAAKAAAEAAASAT